The following DNA comes from Terriglobia bacterium.
GCGCAGGTCAAGGAACTCATCGACACCGCCCGCCGCCTCGAAGGCATGGTGCGCAATGCCGGCGTGCATGCCGCCGGGGTTGTCATTTCGCCGCAGCCGCTGCTCGAATTGGTCCCGCTGCACAAGACGAAAAATGACGAAATCGTCACCGCCTTCGACATGAAGGCGATCGAGAAAATGGGCCTGCTGAAGATGGACTTCCTCGGGCTCACCACGCTGACCATTCTCGACGATGCCCTCAAACTGGTGAAGCAAGTGCACGGCCAGGACCTGCACTGGAACACGATTGCGCTTGACGACAAGGAAACCTACGAAAAGGTCTTCCACAGCGGGCTGACCAGCGGCGTCTTCCAGTTTGAATCGCACGGCATGCGCGACGTGTTGCGGCGCTACAAGCCCAACACCGTCGAAGACCTCACCGCCCTCAACGCGCTCTACCGCCCGGGTCCGATTCAGGGCGGCATGATCGACGATTTCATCGAGCGCAAGGGGGGGCGGCGCAAAGTCGAATACGAACTGCCGGAACTGGAGCCCATCCTGCGCGAGACCCTGGGCGTGATCGTGTACCAGGAGCAGGTGATGCAGATCGCCAACCGTCTCGCCGGCTACTCGCTCGGCGAAGCCGATCTGCTGCGGCGCGCCATGGGCAAGAAGAAGGCGGAGGAGATGGCGGCGCAGCGCGAGCGCTTCATGCAAGGCGCCGCCGAACGCGGTATTCCGGCGCGCAAGGCGGAAAAGATTTTCGACCTGATGGAGCAGTTCGCCGGCTATGGCTTCAACAAGTCACACTCCGCGGCGTACGCCCTGCTCGCCTATCAGACGGCGTACTTGAAGACGCATTATCCGGTCGAGTTCATGGCCGCGTTGCTGACCTCCGTTACCGGCAGCACCGATGACGTGGTGAAGTACATCAACGAGTGCCGCGAGATGGGGATTGCGGTCGAGCCGCCCGACATCAACGTCAGCGACGCCAATTTCACGCCCCACGGCAAGGCCATCCGCTTCGGGCTGGCCGCCATCAAGAACGTCGGGCAGAACGCCATCGAGTCCATCGTGGCCGCGCGCAAGAAGCTCGAACAATTCCGCTCGTTCTATGACTTTTGCGAGAACGTGGACCTTCGCCTGCTCAACAAGCGGGTGGTCGAGTCACTGATCAAGAGCGGCGCCATGGACTCCCTCGGCCGGCGCAAGCAACTGTTCGACGCCGTGGACAAAGCGATGGACCGCGGCCAGAAAACCCAGCGCGACATCGAAGCCGGGCAGCACGGCCTGTTCGGTGTGTTTGACGAGCCGCAGTTGCCGTCGTCCCAAGCCGAGTATCTCGATGGCGCCGAATGGGACGAACACCAGCGCCTCGCCGCCGAAAAGGAAATCCTCGGCTTCTTCATCACCGGCCATCCACTGCAGAAGTACCAGTCTAAGCTGGAGGAATTCGGCGCGCTCTCCACGGAAGAAATCGGCGCCATGAAGCAGAGCACGGGCAAGGACGAGATCTTCACCGCCGGCATCATCACCAACTTGCGCGTCGCCAGGTCGCGCAAGGGGGACCTCTACGCCCAGGGAGTGCTGGAAGACATGCTCGGCACGGTGGACCTGATCGTTTTTCCCGAGGCGTACCGGCGTTTGCAGGAAAAAGTGAAGCTGGAAGTGCCGGTGCTGATCAAAGGCGGCGTGCGAGTTGAGGAAGGCGCCAATCCCAAGCTGCTGGTCGGCGATATCGAACCGCTGGAGCAGGCCAAGCCGCGGTTGCCGCGCGCCATCCGTATCCGCGTGCCGCTGGAGACCGCGACGGTGGAGACGATCGATGGACTGCACGCCCACTGCACCTCTCATCCCGGCGAAGCGAAGGTGTTGTTCGACGTGGAGCGTGCCGGCGACTTCATGGTTATCATGGAGCCGGAGGGCTATAATGTTCAGCCGGACCGGGCATTCATTGCGCGTGTAGAGGAACTGTGCGGGCGCGGCAGCGTCCGCATCGTTGACTGACCACGATTCTGACGTCACCCGCAAAGGATTCGATTTGGCTCACCCTGGCCTGTCGCTGGTGTTCGAGCTGGTGAGCCGGGAACTGGAGTCGGTCCGGCGCAGCGCGGGAAACGGAAACCTGATGGATTCTTCCGAACAGGCTAAGCAGGAACTCGAGCACATCGAGCAGCAAGTCCGGCGTCTGGAAAGCGCCGCAGGAGAGAACCAGGAAGCCCGCAAGCAGCTCAAAGTTCTCCAAGGCCAGATTGAGGCCCTGCGCCGGCAGATGACCCATGCCGGTCCCTGGCAGAAGACCGAACTCGCCCGTCATCCGCAGCGCCCCTACACGCTGGACTACATCGAGCGCATCTTCACCGACTGGAGCGAGATCCACGGCGACCGCGGATTTTCCGATGACCCTGCCATTGTCTGCGGCATGGCGCGTTTTCACGGCGAGGACGTCGCCGTCATCGGTACCCAGAAGGGTCGCGACGCCAAACAGCGCGTCTACCGCAACTTCGGCATGCCGAATCCCGAGGGCTACCGCAAGGCGCTGCGCGTCATGCGGATGGCGGAGAAATTCCACCGTCCCATCTTCACCTTGGTGGACACACCGGGCGCCTATCCCGGGCTCGGCGCGGAGGAGCGCGGGCAGGCGGAGGCGATCGCCCACAACCTGCGCGAAATGGCGCGGCTGCGCGTCCCCATCATTACCACGATTACGGGTGAGGGCGGCAGCGGCGGCGCGCTGGCCATCGCCATCGGAGATCGCGTGCTGATGATGGAGGACGCCATCTATTCCGTCATTTCGCCGGAGGGCTGCGCGTCCATCATGTGGCGCGACGCCGGCAAGAGGGAACTGGCGGCCGAGGCCATGCGGATCACCGCCGGCGATTTGAGCGAGTTTCGTTGCGTGGACGACATCGTGCCGGA
Coding sequences within:
- the dnaE gene encoding DNA polymerase III subunit alpha, with product MPDFVHLHLHTDYSLLDGACDIDKLVGRVKELGMPAVAMTDHGNIFGAFHFFHAAKSAGVKPIIGCELYVCKKDDHNTDRMAPDGDSYNHLVVLAENEEGYRNLARITSEASLHGFYYKPRISKRFLAEHARGLIGLSGCLKGEVAERLTEGKYDAAKQAAGQFADIFGKPNFYVEIQNQGLEQEQTINPALHKLARELDLPLVATNDSHYLCEDDWHAQDVMVCIQTGKYVQDTNRMKFQTRHFYVKSYQEMLQMFPDTPEVLRRTLDIAERCTLKLEKIRNPFPHFEVPAGFSLDSYFEHIAREGFARRLNTIREVERQGRLKHTISDYEQRLVREIDIIRQMQFSGYFLIVWDFIRWAKERGIPVGPGRGSAAGSLVSYSMEITDLDPLQHELLFERFLNPERVSMPDIDVDFCMNRRAEVINYVTQKYGRDNVAQIITFGTMMAKAAIKDVGRAMQIPYSDVDRIAKMVPATLNITLEKALKDSPPLQQAYDSEAQVKELIDTARRLEGMVRNAGVHAAGVVISPQPLLELVPLHKTKNDEIVTAFDMKAIEKMGLLKMDFLGLTTLTILDDALKLVKQVHGQDLHWNTIALDDKETYEKVFHSGLTSGVFQFESHGMRDVLRRYKPNTVEDLTALNALYRPGPIQGGMIDDFIERKGGRRKVEYELPELEPILRETLGVIVYQEQVMQIANRLAGYSLGEADLLRRAMGKKKAEEMAAQRERFMQGAAERGIPARKAEKIFDLMEQFAGYGFNKSHSAAYALLAYQTAYLKTHYPVEFMAALLTSVTGSTDDVVKYINECREMGIAVEPPDINVSDANFTPHGKAIRFGLAAIKNVGQNAIESIVAARKKLEQFRSFYDFCENVDLRLLNKRVVESLIKSGAMDSLGRRKQLFDAVDKAMDRGQKTQRDIEAGQHGLFGVFDEPQLPSSQAEYLDGAEWDEHQRLAAEKEILGFFITGHPLQKYQSKLEEFGALSTEEIGAMKQSTGKDEIFTAGIITNLRVARSRKGDLYAQGVLEDMLGTVDLIVFPEAYRRLQEKVKLEVPVLIKGGVRVEEGANPKLLVGDIEPLEQAKPRLPRAIRIRVPLETATVETIDGLHAHCTSHPGEAKVLFDVERAGDFMVIMEPEGYNVQPDRAFIARVEELCGRGSVRIVD
- a CDS encoding acetyl-CoA carboxylase carboxyltransferase subunit alpha, producing the protein MDSSEQAKQELEHIEQQVRRLESAAGENQEARKQLKVLQGQIEALRRQMTHAGPWQKTELARHPQRPYTLDYIERIFTDWSEIHGDRGFSDDPAIVCGMARFHGEDVAVIGTQKGRDAKQRVYRNFGMPNPEGYRKALRVMRMAEKFHRPIFTLVDTPGAYPGLGAEERGQAEAIAHNLREMARLRVPIITTITGEGGSGGALAIAIGDRVLMMEDAIYSVISPEGCASIMWRDAGKRELAAEAMRITAGDLSEFRCVDDIVPEPPGGAQTDWDAAARMLDQALQKHLSELRAKSIEELLAQRYDKFRKIAQFFTE